From one Microbacterium aurum genomic stretch:
- a CDS encoding D-alanyl-D-alanine carboxypeptidase family protein, with amino-acid sequence METHDDELTSFADLLDSADADAPAPVIDPAERARRRRRRLRAGITTAVVALVLLGLAGGYAAYALTTPVALPAAETRTPQPTAGAPASLAMPAGASAVQVSGGTDFLGVDGLAAASGAPGPLPMASITKLVTALVVLDAHPLSGPDDPGPVLTFSKADHALYDQYYVRGATIAAMPTGSTMSLHDALELMLVVSASNYADAVSTWAFGSRGAFVRATDAWLDRNGLGRITVVEPTGIDPRNTATAADLITLGTIAMSNETIAGIVGMTTLDVPGFTGSNTNSLLGTDGVRGIKTGTLEGSNLLFSSLLDVGIDEPLTITGAVLGGRDRDSVNSDVERMLGSIRSGFHAVSLARRGEVYGSYETPWGAEAQMVVAADAAVLTWSDTPITAEMTTSPLTTGRAGEKVGTITWTAGPRTLSTDLVLDADIAMPDDWWRLTHPLELDGPLAGRG; translated from the coding sequence ATGGAGACGCACGACGACGAGCTGACGTCGTTCGCCGATCTCCTCGACTCCGCGGATGCCGACGCCCCGGCGCCGGTCATCGATCCCGCCGAGCGGGCCCGCCGTCGCCGTCGGCGACTCCGGGCGGGGATCACGACCGCGGTCGTCGCGCTCGTGCTCCTGGGTCTGGCGGGAGGATACGCCGCCTACGCCCTGACCACCCCGGTCGCGCTCCCCGCCGCGGAGACCCGCACGCCGCAGCCGACGGCGGGCGCCCCGGCGTCGCTGGCGATGCCCGCCGGCGCGTCGGCGGTGCAGGTCTCCGGCGGGACGGACTTCCTGGGCGTCGACGGGCTGGCCGCGGCATCCGGCGCCCCGGGCCCGCTCCCGATGGCGAGCATCACGAAGCTCGTGACCGCGCTCGTCGTGCTCGACGCGCATCCGCTGTCCGGCCCCGACGACCCCGGACCCGTCCTGACCTTCAGCAAAGCCGACCACGCGCTGTACGACCAGTACTACGTGCGGGGCGCGACGATCGCCGCCATGCCGACCGGCAGCACGATGAGCCTGCACGACGCCCTGGAGCTCATGCTCGTCGTCTCGGCCAGCAATTACGCCGACGCCGTCTCGACGTGGGCCTTCGGCTCCCGCGGCGCGTTCGTGCGCGCGACGGACGCCTGGCTGGATCGCAACGGGCTGGGACGCATCACGGTGGTCGAGCCGACGGGCATCGACCCCCGCAACACCGCCACTGCCGCCGACCTCATCACGCTCGGCACCATCGCGATGAGCAACGAGACGATCGCCGGGATCGTGGGGATGACCACGCTCGACGTGCCCGGCTTCACCGGCAGCAACACGAACTCGCTGCTCGGCACCGACGGGGTCCGCGGCATCAAGACCGGGACGCTCGAGGGGTCGAACCTGCTGTTCTCGTCGCTGCTCGACGTCGGCATCGACGAACCGCTGACGATCACCGGCGCGGTGCTCGGCGGCCGGGACCGCGACAGCGTCAACAGCGACGTCGAGCGGATGCTGGGGAGCATCCGCTCCGGCTTCCACGCCGTCTCGCTCGCCCGCCGCGGCGAGGTGTATGGCAGCTACGAGACGCCGTGGGGAGCCGAGGCGCAGATGGTGGTCGCAGCGGATGCCGCGGTGCTGACGTGGTCGGACACACCCATCACCGCCGAGATGACCACGAGCCCGCTGACCACCGGGCGCGCCGGCGAGAAGGTGGGGACGATCACGTGGACGGCCGGGCCGCGCACCCTGTCGACCGACCTCGTGCTCGACGCCGACATCGCGATGCCCGACGACTGGTGGCGTCTCACCCACCCGCTCGAACTCGACGGCCCGCTGGCGGGCCGGGGGTAG
- a CDS encoding ribbon-helix-helix domain-containing protein, with protein sequence MSFTKVSLSLSSDDLAYLDSQAVAGRFRSRSAAVQAAVRLLRESALEDAYAAAYGEWNADADAPLWDGVTADGVA encoded by the coding sequence ATGTCGTTCACCAAAGTCAGTCTCAGCCTGAGCAGCGACGACCTGGCATATCTCGACAGTCAGGCCGTCGCGGGGCGGTTCCGCAGCCGGTCGGCGGCGGTGCAGGCGGCGGTCCGACTGCTGCGCGAGAGCGCGCTCGAAGACGCCTATGCCGCGGCCTACGGCGAATGGAACGCCGACGCCGACGCGCCGCTGTGGGACGGCGTGACCGCTGACGGCGTCGCATGA
- a CDS encoding type II toxin-antitoxin system PemK/MazF family toxin — MNTPVPSLRRGQIVLADLDPAAGSEAARTRPVVVVSNNVANAAAMRTGGVVTVVPLTSNTERVFDFQVLLPASGTGLSRDSKAQAEQVRAISVRRISAVAGWVPAELMGALDDALRLHLAL; from the coding sequence ATGAACACGCCGGTGCCGTCGCTGCGGCGAGGTCAGATCGTGCTGGCAGACCTCGACCCCGCGGCAGGGAGCGAAGCCGCGCGCACGCGGCCTGTCGTCGTGGTGAGCAACAACGTCGCGAATGCGGCAGCGATGCGCACCGGCGGCGTCGTGACCGTCGTCCCGCTCACGTCGAACACCGAGCGGGTCTTCGACTTCCAGGTGCTGCTCCCGGCATCCGGCACAGGTCTGAGTCGCGACAGCAAAGCGCAAGCCGAGCAGGTCCGGGCGATCTCGGTGCGCCGCATCTCCGCAGTCGCGGGCTGGGTGCCCGCCGAGCTCATGGGTGCCCTCGACGACGCGTTGCGCCTGCACCTCGCGCTGTAG
- the pntB gene encoding Re/Si-specific NAD(P)(+) transhydrogenase subunit beta has translation MTDAYFGDLGGLVLAQSIATAAYIVAALLFILALAGLSKQESARRGIVYGIAGMTIALVATLVLVVASGMLLTSGATLGLTLLVVAILVGGAIGLWRARVVEMTGMPELIALLHSFVGLAAVLVGWNGHLYAEGIAPELVGIHHAEVFIGVFIGAVTFTGSIVAFLKLSARMSSRPLMLPGKNLLNVGALVLFVALTVWYVITPELWLLIVVTLLALALGWHLVASIGGGDMPVVVSMLNSYSGWAAAAAGFLLNNDLLIVTGALVGSSGAYLSYIMCKAMNRSFLSVIAGGFGIEAPRTGDEEQGEIHETDAGAVASLLRDARSVIITPGYGMAVAQAQYPVADLTKRLRERGVTVRFGIHPVAGRLPGHMNVLLAEAKVPYDIVLELDEINQDFAEADVVLVIGANDTVNPAAAEDPGSPIAGMPVLHVWEARNVVVFKRSMASGYAGVQNPLFFRENTRMLFGDAKERVEDILRAL, from the coding sequence GTGACCGACGCGTACTTCGGAGATCTCGGCGGCCTCGTCCTCGCGCAGTCCATCGCCACCGCGGCATATATCGTCGCGGCGCTGCTGTTCATCCTCGCCCTCGCCGGGCTCAGCAAGCAGGAATCGGCCCGCCGCGGCATCGTCTACGGCATCGCGGGCATGACGATCGCGCTCGTCGCGACCCTCGTCCTCGTGGTCGCGAGCGGCATGCTGCTCACGAGCGGCGCCACCCTCGGCCTGACCCTCCTCGTCGTCGCCATCCTCGTCGGCGGCGCGATCGGCCTGTGGCGGGCACGGGTGGTCGAGATGACCGGCATGCCCGAGCTCATCGCGCTGCTGCACTCCTTCGTGGGCCTCGCAGCCGTGCTCGTCGGATGGAACGGCCACCTCTACGCGGAGGGCATCGCCCCGGAACTGGTCGGCATCCACCACGCCGAGGTCTTCATCGGCGTCTTCATCGGCGCGGTCACCTTCACCGGGTCGATCGTGGCGTTCCTCAAGCTCTCCGCGCGGATGAGCTCGCGCCCGCTCATGCTGCCGGGCAAGAACCTGCTCAACGTCGGCGCGCTCGTGCTGTTCGTCGCGCTCACGGTCTGGTACGTCATCACGCCCGAGCTGTGGCTGCTGATCGTCGTCACCCTGCTCGCACTGGCACTCGGCTGGCACCTCGTCGCCTCGATCGGCGGCGGCGACATGCCCGTCGTCGTCTCGATGCTCAACAGCTACTCCGGCTGGGCGGCCGCCGCGGCGGGCTTCCTGCTGAACAACGACCTGCTGATCGTCACGGGTGCCCTCGTCGGCTCATCGGGTGCGTACCTGTCGTACATCATGTGCAAGGCCATGAACCGGTCGTTCCTGTCGGTCATCGCGGGCGGATTCGGCATCGAGGCGCCGCGCACCGGCGACGAGGAGCAGGGCGAGATCCACGAGACGGATGCCGGGGCGGTCGCGTCCCTGCTGCGCGATGCCCGCTCTGTCATCATCACCCCCGGCTACGGCATGGCCGTCGCGCAGGCGCAGTACCCGGTCGCCGACCTCACGAAGCGGCTGCGCGAGCGCGGCGTGACGGTGCGCTTCGGCATCCACCCCGTCGCGGGACGGCTTCCCGGCCACATGAACGTGCTGCTGGCCGAGGCGAAGGTGCCCTATGACATCGTGCTGGAACTCGACGAGATCAATCAGGACTTCGCCGAGGCCGACGTCGTGCTGGTGATCGGCGCGAACGACACCGTCAACCCCGCCGCGGCCGAGGATCCCGGCTCGCCCATCGCCGGCATGCCGGTGCTGCACGTGTGGGAGGCGCGGAACGTCGTCGTGTTCAAGCGGTCGATGGCCTCGGGGTACGCCGGTGTGCAGAATCCGCTGTTCTTCCGCGAGAACACCCGCATGCTGTTCGGGGATGCGAAGGAGCGGGTGGAGGACATCCTGCGCGCGCTGTAG